The Streptomyces sp. A2-16 sequence CTGGGCGGTCCCGGCGCACGCCCCGGACCTCTTCGTCCCGGCGCGGCCCGGCGTCACGGGGCCTCGCGGCAGCGCGACGTCCACGGTCTTCGCCGATCCGGTGCTCGTACCCGCCGAGGCGATGCTCGGCACGGACGGCGGCGGGCTCGACCACGTGCTGCGCACGGTCCTGCCCTGGCTGCTCGAACTCCGGGCCGCCGCCGAGACCCGCCGCCCGCGGGCCCTCGATGCCGTGGACCTCGGGACCGCCGCCCGCCACCCCGCCGGCTCCCTCGCCGCGTCCTGAGCCGTGCGAGGGGAACCGCTCGCCGGAGCGACACCGGCCGCCATGTGGGCAGGGGCCTGCCATGAACGGGCCGTCACCTGCACGGGGGCCTGCCGTGAACCGGTCGCCACCCGCACCGGAGCGCGACGCGAACCAGCCGCCGCCTGCACGGGAGCGTGCCGTGGACCGGCCGCCGCGTGCACGGGGGCCTGCGGCGAATCGGCCGCCACCCGCACGGGAGCCTGTGGCGAGCGGGCCCTTACCTGCAGGGGAGTCTGCCGTGAACGGGCCGCCGCCTGCACGGGAGCGTGCCGTGGACCGGCCGTCACGTGCACGGGGGCCTGCTGCGAATCGCCCGCCACCCGCACCGGAGCCTGTGGCGAGCGGGCCCTTACCTGCACAGGAGCCTTCCGTGAACCGGCCGTCACCCGCACGGGAGTCTTCCGCGAACCGACCGCCACCCGCACCGGAGCCTGCCGCGAACGCCAACGCCCCCGGCAAGTCCATCGCCGCCGGCGAGTCCAACGCCCCCGGCAACCCCCACACCCCCGGCAGGTCCCGCACCCGCGCCGACTACCCCCGCTTCTCCGCGGCCGCGATCTGCCTGCGGTAGAAGTCGGTCGTGCGCTCGGTGTGTGCCCGCATGATCTCGCCTGCCCGGTCGGCGTCACCCTTGGCGATGGCCTTGATGAGCTGGGAGTGCTCGTTCCAGGCCTCCTTGCCGCGGGGCTTGGCGATGGGGGTGTAGTACCAGCGGACCTTCTGGCCGACCTGGGCGATCAGTTCGGCCAGTACGGCGTTGTCGGCCACGGCGGTGATGTAGTCGTGCAGCGCGGTGTTGGCGGCGACCAGCCGGTCGACGTCGCCGTCGGCGAGCGCGGCGACACCGTCCAGCTGGAGTTCATCAAGACGAGTGATGTCCTCGGGCTTCGCGTTCTTGGCGGCGAGCTGCGCGGAGTAGGTCTCCAGGACCGCCCGCACCCCGAGCAGTTGGGCCGCCTCCTCCTCGGTGGGGGAGTGCACGAAGGCCCCCTGGGCGGGGCGCAGGTCGACCCATCCGGCGGTCTGGAGCCGCTGGAGAGCCTCGCGGACCGGCTGCCGGCTGACGCCGAGATGCTCGGCGAGCTCCGCCTCGACCAGGTGCTGGCCGGGCTTGAGGGAACCGTTGACGATGAGCTCGGTGAGGGCGTCGTACACGGCCTGACGCAGCGGTGCCGGGCGGGTGACGCGCCGGGACGCTGCTGCCGTGAGTGCCTCGCGCATGGTTGTCCCGTTCTGCCGCCGGGGTCGCGGGCGGCGGCTGTGCCGAGTGGGAGCCGCCCGGAGGGTTGCCGAACAGCCGCGTCAGCATACAGGTTTTGGTATGCAACATGGCGTCTGCCATCTCCCGGTGGGCGTCGCATGGTGCCGTACGGCTGGGTTGTGTATACAGAAGTCTGTATGGAGTATTGTCTGTGTCTCCTGCACCTCTCGCCGGGGACCCGTGGGACGGAAGGCGAAGCGATCATGACGACCAGCGGGACTGACGTGACGGTCGAGAGCGTGGTCCGGAGGGTGGTGGCCCGGCACCGGGGCGAGCGCGGTCCGCTGCTGCCCGTACTGCACGCCCTCCAGGCCGAGTTGGGTCATGTGCCACAGGAGGCGGTGCCGGTGCTCGCCGAGGAGCTCAACCTCTCCCGGGCGGACGTCCACGGAGTCGTGACCTTCTACCACGACTTCCGACGCGAGCCCGCGGGCCGCACCACCGTGCGCATCTGCCGGGCCGAAGCATGCCAGGCCCTGGGCGCAGGCCAACTGGTGAGCTACGCAAGCGAGTCCGGCCTCCGCATGGGAGAGACCACGGCGGACGGCTCGGTCACCCTGGAACAGGTCTTCTGCCTCGGCAACTGCGCGCTCGGGCCGGCCGTGGAGGCGAACGGACGGCTGTACGGACGAGTCGACCCGGCGCGACTGGGCTCGATCCTCGACGGGACGGTGTCCTCATGAACACCCCTTCGCACTCCACGGCCACGGTCTACGTCCCCTGTGACTCCGCGGCCAGGTCCGTCGGCGCCGACGAGGTCGCGCACGCGCTGCAACAGGCCGCCGGCCGGGGAGACTTCGCCCTGGACGTCGTACGCAACGGATCGCGCGGGATGCTGTGGCTGGAGCCCCTGGTCGAGGTGGTGACTCCCCAAGGGCGCGTCGGATACGGCCCGGTGGCCCCGGAGGACGTCGACGGGCTCCTGGCGGCCGGCATGCTCGACGGCGCGGACCATCCGCTGCGGCTCGGCATCGTCGACGAACTGCCCTGGCTGGCACGCCAGAACCGCGTGACCTTCGCCCGGGTCGGCGTGACCGACCCCCTGTCCGCCGAGGACTACGAGGCGCACGGCGGCCTCGCGGGACTGCGCGCCGCCCTGGAGCTCGGCCCCGCAGACGTGGTCGCCGAGGTCACCGCGTCCGGACTGCGCGGCCGCGGCGGCGCGGGATTCCCCGCCGGGATCAAGTGGAAGACCGTGCTCGACTGCGAGGACGAGCTGAAGTTCGTCTGCTGCAACGCCGACGAGGGCGACAGCGGGACCTTCGCCGACCGCATGGTCATGGAGGGCGACCCGTTCATGCTCATCGAGGGCATGACCATCGCCGCGCACGCGGTCGGAGCGAACGAGGGCTACATATACATCCGTTCGGAATACCCGGACGCGGTGGCCACGATGCGCCGGGCGATCGGCATCGCGCGCGAGCACGGCTGGCTCGGCCGGAACATCCTCGGCTCCGCCCTCGACTTCGACCTGCATGTCCGCGTCGGCGCGGGCGCGTACATCTGCGGCGAGGAGACCTCCATGCTGGAGAGCCTGGAGGGCAAGCGCGGCATGGTCCGCGCGAAACCGCCGATCCCAGCGATCGAGGGCCTGTTCGGCAAGCCGACCGTGGTGAACAACGTCCTCACCCTCGCCACCGTGCCCGTGGTCATGGCCGAGGGCGCGCGGGCCTACCAGGAACTCGGGGTCGAACGCTCCCGCGGCACCCAGGTGTTCCAGCTCGGCGGGAACATCGCCCACGGCGGCATCGTGGAGACCGCCTTCGGCATCACCCTGCGCGAGCTCATCGAGGAGTACGGCGGCGGCACCCGTTCCGGACGCCCGGTGCGCACCGCACAGGTCGGCGGACCGCTCGGGGCGTACCTGCCGGAGTCGATGTTCGACCTGCCCATGGACTACGAGGCGTTCGCGGCCGCCGGGGCGATGGTCGGCCACGGCGGAGTGGTCGTGTTCGACGACAGCGTCGACATGGCGGCGCAGGCCCGCTTCGCGATGGAGTTCTGCGCCGAGGAGTCCTGCGGCAAGTGCACCCCGTGCCGGGTCGGCGCGGTGCGCGGCGTGGAGGTGATCGACAAGATCGTCGCCGGCACCCACCGGGACGAGAACCTCGCCCTGCTCGAAGACCTCTGCGACCTGATGACCGAGGGCTCGCTGTGCGCGATGGGCGGGCTGACCCCGCTCCCCGTGCGCAGCGCCCTGACCCACTTCCCCGACGACTTCCTCGGCGGCCGTCGGCTGCTGGAGATCCACCCCGTACGAGCGACGGAGGGCACGGCATGAGCCTGCTCAAGGAACCCGACTTCGGAACCCCTGAACGGCCGGGCCCGGCAACGGTGTCGGTGGAGGTGGACGGTCTTCCGGTGACCGTCCCCGAGGGCACCTCGGTGATGCGCGCGGCCGCGCAGGCCGGCGTCGACATCCCCAAACTCTGTGCCACCGACAGCCTGGAGGCGTTCGGCTCCTGCCGGTTGTGCGTGGTCGAGATCGACGGCCGGCGCGGCACCCCGGCGTCCTGCACCACCCCCTGCACCGACGGCATGAAGGTCAGCACCCAGACCCCGAAGGTGGAGAAGCTCCGCCAGGGCGTCATGGAGCTCTACATCTCCGACCATCCGCTGGACTGCCTCACCTGCCCGGCCAACGGGGACTGCGAACTCCAGGACATGGCAGGGGTGGTGGGCCTCAGGCAGGTCCGCTACGGCTACGAGGGCGAGAACCACCTCGACGCGGAGAAGGACATCTCCAACCCCTACTTCGACTTCGACCCCTCCAAGTGCATCGCCTGCTCCCGCTGCGTCCGCGCCTGCGGCGAGGTCCAGGGCACCTTCGCCCTCACCATCGAGGGCCGCGGCTTCGACTCCAAGGTCTCGGCGGGCGCGGGGGAGTCCTTCATGGACTCCGAGTGCGTCTCCTGCGGAGCCTGCGTCCAGGCCTGCCCGACGTCCACGCTCCAGGAACGCTCGGTCGTCGAACTCGGCATGCCCACCAGGTCGGTTGTCACCACCTGTGCCTACTGCGGGGTCGGCTGCTCCTTCAAGGCCGAGCTCCGCGGCGACGAACTCGTGCGCATGGTGCCCTACAAGGACGGCGGCGCCAACGAAGGCCACTCCTGTGTGAAGGGCCGCTTCGCCTTCGGCTACGCCTCCCACCCCGACCGGCAGCTCAGGCCCATGGTCCGCGACCGGATCACCGACCCCTGGCGCGAGGTCGAGTGGGACGAGGCGATCGGCACGGTCGCCCGCCGTATGCGCGAGATCCAGGACCGCCACGGATCGAGCGCGATCGGCGCGATCACCTCCTCGCGGTGCACCAACGAAGAGGTCTACGTCGTACAGAAGATGGTCCGCGCGGCCTTCGGCAACAACAACGTCGACACCTGCGCCCGCGTCTGCCACTCCCCGACGGGATACGGACTCAAGCAGACCTTCGGCGAGTCCGCCGGCACCCAGGACTTCCGTTCGGTCGCCGAGGCCGACGTCATCATGGTGATCGGCGCCAACCCCACCGACGGCCACCCGGTGTTCGCCTCCCGCATGAAGCGACGGCTGCGCGAGGGAGCCGAGTTGATCGTGGTCGATCCGCGCCGCATCGACCTCGTGCGCTCACCGCACATCGAGGCGCGGCACCACCTCCAGCTCAGGCCCAGCACCAACGTCGCCGTCGTCAACGCCATGGCCCACGTGGTCGTCACCGAGGGCCTGGTCGACCGCTCCTTCGTCGACGCGCGCTGCGAGGGCTTCGAGGAGTGGGCCGAGTTCATCGCCCGCCCGGAGAACAGCCCGGAGGCGGTCGAGCCCGTCACCGGTGTCCCGGCCGCCGAACTCCGCGCCGCCGCACGGCTGTACGCCGAGGCGCCCAACGGAGCCATCTACTACGGCCTCGGCGTCACCGAGCACAGCCAGGGCTCGACCATGGTCATGGGAATGGCCAACCTCGCGATGGCGTGCGGGAACATCGGCCGCGACGGCGTCGGCGTGAACCCGCTGCGCGGCCAGAACAACGTCCAGGGCTCCTGCGACATGGGCTCCTTCCCCCATGAACTGCCCGGCTACCGGCACGTCTCCGACGACGCGGTCCGCACCGTCTTCGAGAACCTCTGGGGCGGAACCCTCCTCGCGGAGCCGGGACTTCGCATCCCCAACATGTTCGACGCGGCCATCGACGGCACCTTCCGCGGCCTGTTCGTGCACGGCGAGGACATCGCCCAGTCCGACCCCAACCTCAAGCACGTCACCGCGGCCCTCGAAGCCATGGAACTCGTCGTCGTCCAGGACCTGTTCCTCAACGAGACGGCCAAGTTCGCCCACGTCTTCCTGCCCGGAGCCTCCTTCCTGGAGAAGGACGGCACCTTCACCAACGCCGAACGCCGCATCAACCGGGTCCGCTCGGTGATGAAGCCGAAGACGGGCAAGCACGAGTGGCAGATCGTCAGCGAGATCGCCACCGCCATGGGCTACCCCATGTCCTACGACCATCCCGGCCAGATCATGGACGAGATCGCGTCGGTCACCCCGACGTTCACCGGGGTCTCCTTCGAGCTCCTCGACAAGCTCGGCAGCGTCCAGTGGCCGTGCAACGAGGCGGCTCCCGAGGGCACGCCCATCATGCACGTGGACGAATTCGTGCGCGGCAAGGGCAAGTTCGTCGTCACGTCCTACGTGCCGACCAGCGAACGCAGCACCCGGCGCTTCCCGCTGGTCCTCACCACGGGCCGGATCCTCAGCCAGTACAACGTGGGCGCCCAGACCCGCCGTACGGGCAATGTCGCCTGGCACCCCGAGGACATCCTGGAGCTGCACCCGCACGACGCCGAGGTCCGCGGCATCAACGACGGCGACATGGTCACCCTGGCCAGCCGCGTCGGGCAGACCACCCTGCGTGCGGAGATCTCCGACCGTATGCCGACCGGCGTCGTGTACACCACGTTCCACCACCCGGTCACCGGCGCCAACGTGGTGACCACGGAGAACTCCGACTGGGCCACCAACTGCCCCGAGTACAAGGTGACCGCCGTACAGGTGGCACTCGCCCGCCCGGACCGGTCGAACGAGACCGAGGCCGCCGGGAACGACCTCGTGACGGTGGTGGACTGAGATGACGACGACCGTGCCCTCGGAGTGCCGGATGGCCAACGACATCGCCAGGAACCTCGGACACCTGCCGGGGGAGGAGGCCGCCGAGGCGATCGCGGGGCACATCGGCAGGTTCTGGGACCCGCGGATGCGCAGCCGGCTCCACGCCTTCGTCGACGCCGGAGCGGAGGGCCTCGACCCCCTGGTGGTGGCCGCCGTGAAGCTCCTGGGCTGACCTGTGCGGTCTCCTCCCTGTACATCACTCCACACTGCATACAGTATGGAGCCAGTGATCCCATGGGCAGGGAGGAGCCGCTCATGCTGTTCCGGCAGCTCGAATACTTCGTGGCGGTGGCGAGGGAACGGCACTTCGCCCGGGCGGCGGAGTCCTGCTACGTCTCCCAGCCCGCGCTCTCGGCCGCGATCGCCAAGCTGGAGCGGGAGCTGAACGTCACGCTGATCAACCGCGGCCACAACTACCAGGGCCTCACCCCCGAGGGGGAACGGCTCGTGGTGTGGGCCAAGCGGATTCTCGCCGAACAGGACGCCTTCAAGGCAGAGGTGGCCGCCGTGCAGTCGGGCATCACGGGCACGCTGCGACTGGGCACGGACCCCACGGCCTCCACCACTCTGGCGTTGCCCGTGGCCGCGTTCTGCGCGGCGCACCCGCTGGCCAAGGTGCAGGTCCGCTCCCGGCTCTCGACGAAGGAACTCCACCGCCAGCTGCGCGACTACGAACTCGACGTGGCCATCGCCCATTTCGACCCGGACGACCAGGAGGGGCTCCAGGTCGTCCCCCTCTACCAGGAGCGCTACATGCTGCTGGTCTCGGACGAGCAGCTGGTGGCCCAGTCCGCCACCGTGACCTGGGCGGACGCGGCCCAGCTGCCGCTCGCTCTGCTGACGCCGGACATGCGGATCCGGCAGATCGTCGACACCGTGTTCGCGGAGAAGGGGTACGTGGTGACCCCGCAGGTCGAGACGGACTCCATCGCCTCCCTCTACGCTCACGTCGGCGGCGGTGGCTGGGCGAGCATCGTCCCGCACACCTGGCTGCGCGCCATGCCGGTGGTCGGCCGCACCCGGGCGCTGCCGCTGGTCGACCCCGAGGCAGGTGCCCAGGTCTCGGTGGCCATCCACGCGGCGACCCCCGGCTCGGTCGCCGCCCGCGCCTTCGTCAACGCGGCGACAGGCCTGTCCCTGGACAACTTCTTCGCCGCGCCCCTCCCCACGGAACACCACTTGCGCTGACCCGCCGACGGCGTCGACTCCGCGGTGATGCGTCCGCCGAGCCGAAGGGCCGCCGACCAGGCGCCGGTCCGGCAGGGGGGTGCCTGTCCCGCCGGGGCCACAGGCGACGGATCACACGCGCGCCGACGTCTCGGCATGCCCCGTACCACCGCTCCGGTCGACCGCCCCTCCCGGGCCACCGACCGGTCCGACCGCCTCGCCCGTGGCGCCGTAAGCGAGTCGACCGGCCTGATGTCGGACGCCCTGTCTGCCGACGGCCCCCGCCGGGTGCCGAGCGCCGACCGTCTCGGCAGGACCCGTGCCACCGACCGGTCCGACCGCCCCGCGCGGGCCGCCGACCGGCCTAGCCACCCCGCGTGGGCTGCCGTCTGCGCGGCGACCGGCCTGATGCCAGATGTCCTGTCTGCTGACCGCCCCCGCTTAATACCGAGTGCCCCCACTGGTCCTGCCGCCCCTCGCAGGCCGCCCACCGTTCCGGTCGTCCCACGCCAGCCTTCGCCGCGCAGCGGTCAGCCTGTGGGGTACGCCGTCCCCCTCCGACCGCCCCCGCCGAGCACCGCCACACCCCCAAGCCCGTCAGGACCCGTACCGGCCCTGTATCGCCTTTCGGTCCAGGCCCCCCTTCGCGGTGTACGGCAGTGCGGTGACCAGTTCGAGTCGGTCCGGTACCTCGAAGGGGGCCAGCCGGTCGCGGCAGTACCGCAGGATCTCCTCGCGGCCGACGACCTCGCCCTCGCGCACCACCACGGCGGCACCGACCCGCTGCCCGTACACCGCGTCCGGCACCGCGAACACCGCAGCCTCCGCGACCCCCGGGCAGCCGGCGAGGATGTCCTCGACATGTTCGGGCGAGATCTTCTCCCCGCCCCGGTTGATGAGGTTCTTGATCCGCCCGGTCAGCGACAGATAGCCGTCCTCGTCCAGCGCCCCCAGATCACCGGTGCGCAGCCACCCGTCGACGAAGGTCCGCGCCGACTCGTCCCCGTCGGCCAGGTACCCCCGGGCGACCGTGGGCCCCTGCACCCACACCTCGCCCTCCACACCCGCCGGACAGGAACGCCCGCCGCGGTCCACGACCCGCACCTCCACCCCCGTCGGCCGGCCCACCGACCCCTGTCTGAGCGCTCCCCGCTGCGGCAGCGGCTCGCTGGTCGCCTGGTGCGAGGACTCGGTCATCCCGTACGCGGACAGCAAGGGCGCACCGAGCGTCCGCTCCAACGCCCGCTGAGTTGCCGCGTTCAGGGGCGCACTGCAACTGCGGACGAACTTCAGCGGCGGCGCCTGCGGCCCGCGGCCCTCGCGCCCCGACCGCTCCAGAAGGATCTCGTGGATGGCCGGCACCGCCGTGAACCACGTGGCGGTCACCGCCCGCATGTCCTCCCAGAACGTGCCGGCCGAGAACCGCCCCCGCTCGGGCAGCAGCACGCACCCCCCGCTCGCCAGGGAGGACAACAGCGCCGCGAACAGCCCGTGGCCGTGGAAGAACGGCATCACCGCGACCGTGGCGTCATCCGGGCCCAACTCGTAGGTGGCGCAGATGTTCCGCAGGGACGCGGCCACGTTCTCGTGGGTCAGCGGAACCATCTTCGCCCGGTCGGTGGTACCGGCGGTGAACAGCACGAGAGCGTCCCGCTCCGACAACTCGCCCGAGGCCCCAGCGCCTTGCGGGACGTCACATGGTCCGGGTTCGAGCACCACCGCGGCCGCCCCCGCCGGGGAGACCTCCACACGCAACGGCCATGCGGGCATCGGAAGCCCGGAGACCGCGGCCCCTGACGAATCCAGGAGCACCGCTCGGGCCCCCAAACCCCTCAGCCGGGCGCCAAGTTGGGACTCCGGCAGCGCGGGATCCAGCGGAGCCGCCACCAGCCCGGCCCGCGCCGCACCGAGCAACGCCACCACGAACTCGGCCGTGTTGGCGCAGATCAGACCGACCGCGTCACCACGACCAAGTCCCGCACCCCCGAGCCGGGCCGCCACGTCGTCGGCCAGGCCCGAGAGCGTCCGGTACGACAGCTGCACCCGCTCGCCGGTCGCCACCAGGGCCCGCGCACGGGGGCGTTCACGTACCTGCCGGTCGAGGAGATCGGCGAGGCCCGTGACCTCCGGCGGCCGGTACCGGTAGGCATCACGCACGGATGCCGCGGCCGGAACGGCCATGACCCCACCCCCTCGCACAGATCCGATGAGACATCCTCTGCGAGCGTGCGGTGGCACCCCGTGGACGTCCAATACCCGCTGGCGAACGGCCGATAGCGGCTGTCTATCAAGACAGTTGGCAGGCCCCTGACCAGCCCTCGATAGACGCCGTTTATCGGCTGGTCGCCGATGGGTCTTGGACGCGGACGAGCGCGCTGCGGATGGTGAGAGAAGTAGCCGCTCCGGCAGGACCTGCCCAAGGAGGACCTCGGACCATGACCGCTCCCTCGACCCTGGAGACCGCGGCAGCAGCCGACGTTCCGACCGAGCTGACCGACGGGTACCACCTGGTCGTCGACGCGCTCAGGATGAACGACGTCGACACCATCTACGGGGTGGTCGGCATCCCGATCACCGACCTGGCCCGGCTCGCCCAGGCGCAGGGCATCCGCTACATCGGCTTCCGCCACGAGAGCAACGCCGGACACGCGGCCGCCATCGCCGGCTACCTCAACAAGAAGCCCGGCGTGGCCCTCACGGTCTCGGCCCCCGGCTTCCTCAACGGCCTGGTCGCGCTGGCGAACGCGACCACCAACTGCTTCCCCATGGTCCAGATCTCCGGCTCCAGCGAACGCCACCTCGTCGACCTCAAGCAGGGCGACTACGAGGAGATGGACCAACTCGCCGCCGCGCAGCCCTTCGTGAAGGCCGCCTACCGGGTCAGCCGCGTCGAGGACATCGGCCGCGGCATCGCCCGCGCCCTGCGCACCGCGATCTCCGGGCGCCCCGGCGGCGTCTACCTCGACATCCCCGCCGCGGTGCTCGGCGCCATCCTGCCCAAGGAAGAGGGCGACCGGACACTCAGCCGGCTCGTCGACCCCGCCCCGCGCCAGCTCCCGGCGCCGGAGTCGGTGGACCGCGCGATCGAGCTCCTGGCCTCCGCCGAACGGCCGCTGGTGGTGCTGGGCAAGGGAGCCGCGTACGCCCAGGCGGACGCGAAGGTACGACAGTTCATCGAGTCCACCGGCATCCCCTACGTTCCGATGTCCATGGCGAAGGGCCTGCTGCCCGACGACCACCCGCAGTCGGCCGCCACCGCGCGCTCGCTCGCGCTGAAGAAGGCCGACGTCGTGATGCTGATCGGCGCCCGCCTCAACTGGCTGCTCGGCCACGGCCAGGCGGGCTGGAACCCGGACGCCAAGTTCGTCCAGATCGACATCGACCCCAAGGAGATGGACAGCAACCAGCCCATCGCCGCCCCGCTCGTCGGCGACATCGAGTCGGTGCTCGACGCGCTCGCCGAGCGGACCAAGCCCGGCCAGATCCAGGCCCCTTCGGCCTGGCGCGAGGAACTCGGGGCGCGCTCGGCGCAGAACGTCGCCAAGATGGCCAAGCGCCTCGAGGCCGACCCGCACCCGATGCAGTTCATGGGCGCCCTGAAGGCCGTACGGGACGTCGTGCACCAGCACCCGGAGACCTACATCGTCAACGAGGGCGCCAACGCCCTGGACATCGCACGCAACGTCATCGACATGCACGTGCCGCGCCACCGCCTCGACAGCGGCACCTGGGGTGTCATGGGCATCGGCATGGGCTACGCCATCGCCGCCGCCGTCGAGAGCGGCGCCCCGGTCGTGGCCGTCGAGGGCGACAGCGCCTTCGGGTTCAGCGGTATCGAGATCGAGACGATCTGCCGCTACAAGCTGCCCGTCGTCACCGTGATCATGAACAACGGCGGTGTCTACCGCGGTGACGACACCAACCCGTACGACGACGAGCCCTCGCCGACGACCCTCATGTCGGCCGCCCGCCATGACCTGCTCATCGAGGCGTTCGGCGGCAAGGGCTACCGCGCCACCACACCCGCCGAGGTCACCGCCGCCCTCACCGAGGCCCTCGCCCTGGGCGGCCCGGCCCTCATCGACTGCGTGATCGACCCCTCGGCCGGCACCGAGAGCGGCCACATCTCGCACCTCAATCCCAAGGGCATCACCGTCGGCAACATCACGCCGGCCAAGAAGTGACCGCCCAGACCTCCCTGACCTCGTAGACCGCGCAACTTCACGAAAAGGAAGCACACATGAGTGAAAAGCCGCTCGCCGGAATCAAGGTGATCGACTTCACCGGGGTCCAGGCCGGTCCCGCCTGCACGCAGATGCTCGCCTGGTTCGGCGCCGACGTCCTGAAGGTGGAGCGCCCCAACGGCGGCGACGTGACGCGCCGTCAGCTCCGGGACATCGAGGACCTCGACGCGCTCTACTTCACGATGCTCAACAGCAACAAGCGCTCCCTCGCCATCAACACCAAGACCGCCGAGGGCAAGGAGGTCCTGGAGAAGCTCATCAAGGACGCCGACGTCCTGGTGGAGAACTTCGCTCCCGGCGCCCTGGACCGCATGGGCTTCACCTGGGAGCGCATCCAGGAGCTCAACCCGCGTCTCATCTTCGGCTCGGTGAAGGGCTTCAACGACCAGTCGTCCTGGAACGACCTCAAGGTCTACGAGAACG is a genomic window containing:
- a CDS encoding GntR family transcriptional regulator; protein product: MREALTAAASRRVTRPAPLRQAVYDALTELIVNGSLKPGQHLVEAELAEHLGVSRQPVREALQRLQTAGWVDLRPAQGAFVHSPTEEEAAQLLGVRAVLETYSAQLAAKNAKPEDITRLDELQLDGVAALADGDVDRLVAANTALHDYITAVADNAVLAELIAQVGQKVRWYYTPIAKPRGKEAWNEHSQLIKAIAKGDADRAGEIMRAHTERTTDFYRRQIAAAEKRG
- a CDS encoding formate dehydrogenase subunit gamma — protein: MTTSGTDVTVESVVRRVVARHRGERGPLLPVLHALQAELGHVPQEAVPVLAEELNLSRADVHGVVTFYHDFRREPAGRTTVRICRAEACQALGAGQLVSYASESGLRMGETTADGSVTLEQVFCLGNCALGPAVEANGRLYGRVDPARLGSILDGTVSS
- a CDS encoding NADH-quinone oxidoreductase subunit NuoF, whose amino-acid sequence is MNTPSHSTATVYVPCDSAARSVGADEVAHALQQAAGRGDFALDVVRNGSRGMLWLEPLVEVVTPQGRVGYGPVAPEDVDGLLAAGMLDGADHPLRLGIVDELPWLARQNRVTFARVGVTDPLSAEDYEAHGGLAGLRAALELGPADVVAEVTASGLRGRGGAGFPAGIKWKTVLDCEDELKFVCCNADEGDSGTFADRMVMEGDPFMLIEGMTIAAHAVGANEGYIYIRSEYPDAVATMRRAIGIAREHGWLGRNILGSALDFDLHVRVGAGAYICGEETSMLESLEGKRGMVRAKPPIPAIEGLFGKPTVVNNVLTLATVPVVMAEGARAYQELGVERSRGTQVFQLGGNIAHGGIVETAFGITLRELIEEYGGGTRSGRPVRTAQVGGPLGAYLPESMFDLPMDYEAFAAAGAMVGHGGVVVFDDSVDMAAQARFAMEFCAEESCGKCTPCRVGAVRGVEVIDKIVAGTHRDENLALLEDLCDLMTEGSLCAMGGLTPLPVRSALTHFPDDFLGGRRLLEIHPVRATEGTA
- the fdhF gene encoding formate dehydrogenase subunit alpha; translation: MSLLKEPDFGTPERPGPATVSVEVDGLPVTVPEGTSVMRAAAQAGVDIPKLCATDSLEAFGSCRLCVVEIDGRRGTPASCTTPCTDGMKVSTQTPKVEKLRQGVMELYISDHPLDCLTCPANGDCELQDMAGVVGLRQVRYGYEGENHLDAEKDISNPYFDFDPSKCIACSRCVRACGEVQGTFALTIEGRGFDSKVSAGAGESFMDSECVSCGACVQACPTSTLQERSVVELGMPTRSVVTTCAYCGVGCSFKAELRGDELVRMVPYKDGGANEGHSCVKGRFAFGYASHPDRQLRPMVRDRITDPWREVEWDEAIGTVARRMREIQDRHGSSAIGAITSSRCTNEEVYVVQKMVRAAFGNNNVDTCARVCHSPTGYGLKQTFGESAGTQDFRSVAEADVIMVIGANPTDGHPVFASRMKRRLREGAELIVVDPRRIDLVRSPHIEARHHLQLRPSTNVAVVNAMAHVVVTEGLVDRSFVDARCEGFEEWAEFIARPENSPEAVEPVTGVPAAELRAAARLYAEAPNGAIYYGLGVTEHSQGSTMVMGMANLAMACGNIGRDGVGVNPLRGQNNVQGSCDMGSFPHELPGYRHVSDDAVRTVFENLWGGTLLAEPGLRIPNMFDAAIDGTFRGLFVHGEDIAQSDPNLKHVTAALEAMELVVVQDLFLNETAKFAHVFLPGASFLEKDGTFTNAERRINRVRSVMKPKTGKHEWQIVSEIATAMGYPMSYDHPGQIMDEIASVTPTFTGVSFELLDKLGSVQWPCNEAAPEGTPIMHVDEFVRGKGKFVVTSYVPTSERSTRRFPLVLTTGRILSQYNVGAQTRRTGNVAWHPEDILELHPHDAEVRGINDGDMVTLASRVGQTTLRAEISDRMPTGVVYTTFHHPVTGANVVTTENSDWATNCPEYKVTAVQVALARPDRSNETEAAGNDLVTVVD
- a CDS encoding formate dehydrogenase subunit delta, whose product is MTTTVPSECRMANDIARNLGHLPGEEAAEAIAGHIGRFWDPRMRSRLHAFVDAGAEGLDPLVVAAVKLLG
- a CDS encoding LysR family transcriptional regulator translates to MGREEPLMLFRQLEYFVAVARERHFARAAESCYVSQPALSAAIAKLERELNVTLINRGHNYQGLTPEGERLVVWAKRILAEQDAFKAEVAAVQSGITGTLRLGTDPTASTTLALPVAAFCAAHPLAKVQVRSRLSTKELHRQLRDYELDVAIAHFDPDDQEGLQVVPLYQERYMLLVSDEQLVAQSATVTWADAAQLPLALLTPDMRIRQIVDTVFAEKGYVVTPQVETDSIASLYAHVGGGGWASIVPHTWLRAMPVVGRTRALPLVDPEAGAQVSVAIHAATPGSVAARAFVNAATGLSLDNFFAAPLPTEHHLR
- a CDS encoding FadD7 family fatty acid--CoA ligase, whose protein sequence is MAVPAAASVRDAYRYRPPEVTGLADLLDRQVRERPRARALVATGERVQLSYRTLSGLADDVAARLGGAGLGRGDAVGLICANTAEFVVALLGAARAGLVAAPLDPALPESQLGARLRGLGARAVLLDSSGAAVSGLPMPAWPLRVEVSPAGAAAVVLEPGPCDVPQGAGASGELSERDALVLFTAGTTDRAKMVPLTHENVAASLRNICATYELGPDDATVAVMPFFHGHGLFAALLSSLASGGCVLLPERGRFSAGTFWEDMRAVTATWFTAVPAIHEILLERSGREGRGPQAPPLKFVRSCSAPLNAATQRALERTLGAPLLSAYGMTESSHQATSEPLPQRGALRQGSVGRPTGVEVRVVDRGGRSCPAGVEGEVWVQGPTVARGYLADGDESARTFVDGWLRTGDLGALDEDGYLSLTGRIKNLINRGGEKISPEHVEDILAGCPGVAEAAVFAVPDAVYGQRVGAAVVVREGEVVGREEILRYCRDRLAPFEVPDRLELVTALPYTAKGGLDRKAIQGRYGS